CGGCCTCTCCGTCGCCGCGATCGACGCCCACGACCTGGCGTTCGGCACCTCCCGCTGGAGCTCCAAGCTCATCCACGGCGGACTGCGCTATCTAGCGTCCGGCCAGCTCGACGTCGCGCACGAGAGCGCCGTCGAACGCGGCATCCTCATGGAGCGCACCGCCCCCCACCTGGTGCGCGCCCAGCCCTTCGTGCTGCCCCTCACCCCGCTGGTCAGCCGCGGTCAGGCCGCCCTCGCGCGGGCCGGTTTCTTCGCGGGCGACCTGCTGCGGGCCGGCGCCCGCACCTCGCGCGGCACGCTGCCCCGGCCGCGCACCCTGTCCGCCGTCGAGACCCGGCACTTCGCCCCGGCCCTACGCCCCACCGGACTGCGCGGCGGACTGCTGTCCTGGGACGGCCAGCTCAGCGACGACGCGCGCCTGGTCACCGCGATCGCCCGCACCGCGGCCGCCCACGGCGCCCGCATCCTCACCCGCACCCGGGCCCTCGGACTGCGCGGCGACGGTGCGCTGGTCCGCGACGAACTCACCGGCGAGGAGCTGCGGATCCGCGCCCGAACCGTCGTCAACGCGGCCGGTGTGTGGGCGGGCGGTCTCGTCGACGACGTGCGCCTGCGGCCCTCGCGCGGCACCCATCTCGTGCTGCGCTCCGAGCACCTCGGCCGGCTCTCCGCCGGCCTGCACATCCCGATCCCCGGCGAGACCAACCGCTTCGTCCTGGTCCTGCCCCAGGGCGACGGGCGCGTGTACGTCGGTCTCACCGACGAGCCCGTCGACGGGGCGATCCCCGACGTGCCCGAAGTCCCCGAGACGGACATCGGCTTCCTGCTCGACGTGCTCGGCTCCGCGCTGGCCGTCACGGTCCGACGCGAGGACGTGGTCGGGGCCTTCGCGGGCTTGCGGCCCCTGCTCGACACCCAGGACGCGGAGGGCCGCACCGCCGACATCTCGCGCAAGCACGCCGTGCTCACCTCGCCCGACGGCGTCGTCACCGTGGTCGGCGGCAAGCTGACCACGTACCGCCGTATGGCGCAGGACGCCGTCGACGCCGCTGTGGCCGCCCGCGGCCTGCCCGCCGGCGCGTGCCGTACCGCGTCCCTGCCCCTCGTCGGCGCCGCCGGGCCGCGGACCCTCGCGGGTCTGGACGTCCCGTCGCGCCTGGTGCAGCGCTACGGCACCGAGGCAGTGGCCGTCCACGCGCTCGGTGTCGAGGACCCCGCGCTCGCCCGGCCCGTCGTACCCGGCCACCCCGTCACGGGCGCCGAACTGCTGTGGGCCGTCCGCCACGAAGGCGCCCTCGACGCCTCCGACCTGCTCGACCGCCGCACCCGCATCGGCCTGGTCCCGGAGGATCGCGCCACCGCGGAGGAGGCGGCGCAGGACGCCCTCGCCCGGCACGCCCAGCTGCACTGACGGGCGTGCGCGTCCCTGCCGCCCTCCGGGCGGGGAGGCGCCGGCTTCGCACCATCAGTCGATCAGGACGCCGGGGTTGAGGATGTGGTGGGGATCCAGGGCCGCCTTGGCGGCGCGCAGCGCCAGGGCGAAGGGCTCCGGTCGCTGGCGGTCGTAGCCGGGACGGTGGTCGCGGCCGACGGCGTGGTGGTGGGTGACGGTGGCGCGGTGCCGGTGCAGGACGTCGGTCACGGCGGCCTTGATGTCGTCCCAGATCGCGACCTCGTCGCCGGGCCGGCCCGCGACGGCCACGGTGAAGTAGGGGGCGGCGCCGTCGGGATAGACGTGGGTCAGGCGGCAGTTGACGGTGGCCTGGTGTCCGGTGGCCTTCAGGGCCGCGTACATGGCCTCGGTGCGCACCTCGTCGATCAGGGCGGGAATCCGGTCCCAGGTGGCGGCGGTCTCGAAGGTCTCGACGACGGCGCCCATGCGCGCCAGTCCGTCCCGCAGGTAGGGCATGCGCAGGAACGCCGAGCGCCAGGCGCTCACGGCCGCGTCGGCCGGGGCGGTCCCGTCGGCCGAGGCGGTCCCGTCGGCCGCGGCACGGTCCGCCGCCGGCGCCTCGCCGCGTCCACCGTGGGCGCGGGCCAGGTCCAGGGCGGTCGCGAGACGGTCGTCGACGGGGGCGGTCGCGGACTCGAAGCCGAGGACCAGGACCGTGGAGCCGTCCTGCGAGGCACCGGACAGGAGCGCCTCGCCGGGGTCCAGCAGACGGCAGTTGGCCGGATTCAGATCGGACTGGGCGATGGCGCGCACCGCGTCCAGCGCACGGTGGAAGTCGGCGAACACGACCGACGTCGAGGCCTTGTGCCGGGGGCGTTCCTGCAGCCGCATCCATGCCTCGGTGATGACACCGAGCGCGCCCTCGGACCCGAGGAACATCCGGTCCGGCGACGGCCCGGCGCCGGATCCCGGAAGCCGCCAGGACTCGCTCGTCCCGGCGGGGGTGACCACGCGCAGGGACTGGACGAAGTCGTCGATGTGGGTGTGGACGGTGGCGTAGTGCCCGCCGGCCCGGGTGGCCAGCCAGCCGCCGAGGGTGGAGAACTCGAAGCTCTGCGGGAAGTGACGCAGGGTCAGCCCGTGGGGCCGCAACTGGTCCTCCAGTACGGGACCGAGGGCGCCGGCCTGGATGCGGGCGGCGCGGCCGCCCTTGTCGATCTCCAGGACCCGGTCCATCGAGGTCAGGTCCAGTGACAGCACGGCGCGGTGGGCGTCGCCGCGGTACTCCACGCCACCGACCACCGAGGAGCCGCCGCCGAAGGGGATCACGGCCACGCCGTGGTCCCCGGCCCAGTCCAGCAGGTCGGCGACCTCCCGGTCGTCGGTCGGGCGGGCGACGAGGTCGGGGATGCGGCCCGGCCGGCCGCGCAGCGCCCGGATGACGTCCCGGTACCCCTTGCCCATGGCGTGGGCGGCACGGACTTCGGGATCGGCGGCGACCAGATGGGCGAGGGAGGACGGCGGCGCCACCGCCGGCCGGCCGATGCCCAGGTCGGCGACCTGCGGTATCGGCAGCGGGCGGGCCAGGGTGCCCGGCAGCAGGGAGCCCGTCGCGACGCACTCTGCGTCGTCGGGGTGGGCGTCGGTGTAACCCCAGCCCCACCAGGAACGGGGGCGGGCGGTGCCGGGGTCGGTCGCGGTGGCAGGCATGAGTGCGCTCCAGCGAGGTCCGGTGACAGTGAACTTACCCGAGGGAAAATTACCGTAGGGTAAGATCCGTACTCATGACAACAGTCCCCTCCAGAGCCGGCACCAAGGGCATGCCGAGGGCCGAACGCGAACGACAGGCGCTGGCCGCGGCCACCGAGGAGTTCGGCCGCCACGGCTACGAGGCCACCACCGTGGCCGCCATCGCCGCCCGCGTTGGCGTCACCAAGCCGCTGCTGCACCAGTACTTCGGCAGCAAGCAGGACCTCTACCTGGCTTGCCTGGACCCGGTAGGTGACCGGCTGCTGGGCGCTGTCCGGACCGCGATGGCCGAGCGCGCCACCGGCGCGCCGCCCACTCCCCTGCGAGTCATGGAGGCCCTGTTCACGGCCCTGGACGGGCAGCGCGAGGCATGGTTCGTCCTCTACGACGCCACGCTGCCTCCCGACAGCGACGCCGCCCAGCGCGCGGCGTACTACCGCGGCGCCATCGACGAGCTCGCCGCGACCGGCA
This sequence is a window from Streptomyces sp. HUAS YS2. Protein-coding genes within it:
- a CDS encoding glycerol-3-phosphate dehydrogenase/oxidase — protein: MNPTSSPALPGSSLDAERRRRELAELADGDVVDVLVVGLGATGAGAALDAATRGLSVAAIDAHDLAFGTSRWSSKLIHGGLRYLASGQLDVAHESAVERGILMERTAPHLVRAQPFVLPLTPLVSRGQAALARAGFFAGDLLRAGARTSRGTLPRPRTLSAVETRHFAPALRPTGLRGGLLSWDGQLSDDARLVTAIARTAAAHGARILTRTRALGLRGDGALVRDELTGEELRIRARTVVNAAGVWAGGLVDDVRLRPSRGTHLVLRSEHLGRLSAGLHIPIPGETNRFVLVLPQGDGRVYVGLTDEPVDGAIPDVPEVPETDIGFLLDVLGSALAVTVRREDVVGAFAGLRPLLDTQDAEGRTADISRKHAVLTSPDGVVTVVGGKLTTYRRMAQDAVDAAVAARGLPAGACRTASLPLVGAAGPRTLAGLDVPSRLVQRYGTEAVAVHALGVEDPALARPVVPGHPVTGAELLWAVRHEGALDASDLLDRRTRIGLVPEDRATAEEAAQDALARHAQLH
- a CDS encoding FAD-binding oxidoreductase, with amino-acid sequence MPATATDPGTARPRSWWGWGYTDAHPDDAECVATGSLLPGTLARPLPIPQVADLGIGRPAVAPPSSLAHLVAADPEVRAAHAMGKGYRDVIRALRGRPGRIPDLVARPTDDREVADLLDWAGDHGVAVIPFGGGSSVVGGVEYRGDAHRAVLSLDLTSMDRVLEIDKGGRAARIQAGALGPVLEDQLRPHGLTLRHFPQSFEFSTLGGWLATRAGGHYATVHTHIDDFVQSLRVVTPAGTSESWRLPGSGAGPSPDRMFLGSEGALGVITEAWMRLQERPRHKASTSVVFADFHRALDAVRAIAQSDLNPANCRLLDPGEALLSGASQDGSTVLVLGFESATAPVDDRLATALDLARAHGGRGEAPAADRAAADGTASADGTAPADAAVSAWRSAFLRMPYLRDGLARMGAVVETFETAATWDRIPALIDEVRTEAMYAALKATGHQATVNCRLTHVYPDGAAPYFTVAVAGRPGDEVAIWDDIKAAVTDVLHRHRATVTHHHAVGRDHRPGYDRQRPEPFALALRAAKAALDPHHILNPGVLID
- a CDS encoding TetR/AcrR family transcriptional regulator, whose translation is MTTVPSRAGTKGMPRAERERQALAAATEEFGRHGYEATTVAAIAARVGVTKPLLHQYFGSKQDLYLACLDPVGDRLLGAVRTAMAERATGAPPTPLRVMEALFTALDGQREAWFVLYDATLPPDSDAAQRAAYYRGAIDELAATGTADLLQTSGGADPLDADALKYAWRGLCTALVRWWINHPDQSPEAMTRRCARIFEAARLIGPADDDRA